The Streptomyces sp. NBC_00576 genome contains the following window.
AGACCAGGGACCGCAGTCCGGAGTCGGTCGCCTCCAGTTCGAGACAGGCGAGGCCGTAGTCGACGGCGCTCATCCCCGCACAGCCGTAGCCCTCCAAGTGCATGCCCAGCAGGCCGAGTTCACCGAGTTCCTTGGTGAGCCCGCGAATGTCCTCGACGGCTCCCTGTTCGAACCACTCGGCGATGTACGGCTCCACGCGCCGGTCGCAGAAGGTGCGGACGGTGTCGCGGACGGCACGCTCGTCCGGGGTCAGCAGGCTGTCGATCTCGATGAGGTCGAGCGGATCGGCCGGGCGGCCGGGGTGCGGTGCGTGCATCGGAACTCCAGAGTCGGAAGGCGCGGGGCAGGAGAAGGGGAGGGAGGAGGCCGCCGGTCGGGGGAGTAGGACCGGCGGCCTCCGGCTGGGCGCAGGCCGCTCGCCGCTACGAGCCGGCCGTCGGGCTGATGACGAAGTTGCTGAAGCCGCCGTTGCGCTGGGCGATCCCGCTGATGGCCTCGTTGACCTGGTCCAGCGGATAGACATGGTGTTCCAGCGGGCCGAGGTCGAGCAGTCCCGCCTCCACCAGGTCGGCCATGGCCTGGCCCTCGCCGGAGGTGAACCAGGCCGATCCGATCAGACTCAGCTGCTGGTCCATCATCCGGTGGACGTCGACGGGCACGTCACCGGCGATGGCACCGATGTCCACCGCGGTGCCGCCGCGCGCCAGCGCCCGCATTCCGGCGCGGAACGTCTCGTGCGGGGCGCCCGGGCCGAGCGCGTCGATGTAGATGTCGACGCCGTACCCGTCGGTCTCGTCGCGGATCCACTCGTCGAGCGGGCCGTCGTTCAGGGAGTGCAGCCGCAGCCGGCCGGCCCCCAGCTTGCCGACCTGGTCGAGGAGCCCCTGGTCGCGCCCGGTGCCGTACACGTGTGTCAGGCCCAGGGCGGGGGCGAGGAGCGCGGCGCCGATGCCGAGGGTGCCGCTGATGCCGTTGACCAGGACCGATCTGCCCGGTCCGGCGCCGGCCTTGCGGAGGGCGGAGTACATGGTGCCGAGGTAGCCGAAGCGGGCGGCGGCCTCGAAGGACAGTGCGTCCGGCAGCTTCACCAGGGAGTAGCCGGGCGCGATCATGAACTCGGCGAGGCCGCCCTGATAGCGGTCGAGCAGGCCGAGGGCGGTGGCGGAGAAGCCGAAGTACCCGGCGAAGGCGTAACTGGCGCAGTTGATCGAGTCGTTGTTGCGACACGACTTGCACGACCCGCAGTGGCGGCCCGGGTTGACGTACACCCGGTCGCCCACGGCGAACCCCTCGACGCCGTCACCGACCGCCTCGACGACACCGGCGGGGTCGAGCCCGAAGATCGCGGGGAGGGTCGGCAGGGGGCTGTGCGGGAACCAAGTGGTCCACATGTTCAGGATGTTGGCGAGATTCGGCACGATGTTGACGGCGTGGACGGCCACGCGGACGTCGCCGGGACCCGGCTCGGGGACGGGGAGTTCCTCCAGCCGCATCGGCTCGCCGACGTGGTGCATCCGCGCGGCTCGCATGGTCGCACTCATGGTGTCTCCTGGGTGTGGGTGGTGGAGAGGCCGCCGGTGGCGCCGGCGCCTCTCTCGCGTGCGGGGACGTGGGGGAGGGGGAGGGAGGGATGGGATGCGATGCGCGTGGGGGAGAACCGTGGGTGGAGGTGCGGTGTCAGTCGTCGAGCAGGGTCGTCAGCCGCTGCCGCTGGAGCTTCCCGGTCGCCCCGCGGGGCAGTGCCGGTACGACGCACAGGCGCCGGGGCCACTTGTGCCGGGCGAGCCGGCCGTCGAGGTGGGCGCGGATGTCGTCGAGGGTCGGTTCACCGGCGTCCGGGACGAGGAAGGCGGTCACGACCTCGCCCCAGACCTGATCGGGTGTCCCGGACACCGCGACCTCGACGACACCGGGAAGGTCGGCCAACGCATTCTCGACCTCGGCGGGATCGACGTTCTCACCACCGGTGATGATGGTGTCCTTGACCCGCCCCACGACCTCCAGCCGCCCGCGTACGTCGATGCGCCCCCGGTCCCCGGTGTGGAACCAGCCCCCGGAATCAGCGACGGGCCATGATCCGCCGACGGACCAGTACGACGCCGCGACCGACGGACCGCGCACCCAGATCTCACCGGCCGTACCGACCACGGACACCCCCTGCCCGTCCACGACCGTCAACTCGACGTGCGGGACGGGCCGGCCCACCGCGTCCGTGGGCTCGGAGTACGTCACGCCGGCGCAGGTCTCCGTCAACCCGTAGGAGTCGACGACGCCGATACCGCGCCCGGTCAACTGGTCCCTGGTCGCCGACTGCGCCGGTGCGCCGCCGGACAGGATCCACCGCAACGTCGCCAGGTCGCCGCCGGTGAACCGGGGATGACGGGCGAGCAGGGCCGCCATGGCGGGCACCGCGAAAGCACAGGTCACCCGGTGGTCGCGGACCAGGTCGAAGAACAGGTCCGGATTGAACTTCGGCGCCAGGACCACCGTCCCGCGCCGCGCCAGGGTGTACTGCGGAAGTCCGCCCAGTACGGCGACATGGGCCAGCGGTGTGGAGACGAGAGCGATGTCGTCCGGGCCGACGGGCAGCAGCGACAGCCCGTTGACCATGCTCCACCGCAGGTTGTCGTGGGTGAGGGCAACTCCCTTGGGGCGTCCGGAGGTTCCGGAGGTGAAGGCGATGACCGCGAGGTCGGAGCCGGCCGGAGCGGCGCACTCGGCGGCGGGTGCGGAAAGCTCGTCGCAGGGATGCAGGTCCTCCCAGCCGAGCCGGAACCACGACCCGTCGCCCGGCCGGCTCCCCGGGAACCCCGCGTCCCCGACGACGGCCCGTGGCGAGGTCTCCTCGCACACGACCGTCAGCTCCCCGCCGGCAACCTGCGGATGTACGGGGACCAGCACGGCCCCCATCCTGGTCACGGCGAACAGAGTGATGAGCGCCTCGGGCCGCGCGGCGCCCTGCATCACGACCCGATCCCCCCTGCGCACCCCGAACTTGTCGAGCCGGGCGACCGCGCGCCGGATGGCGAGGTCCAACTCGGCATAGGTCCAGGTCCGGTCGCCGAAGACTAGAGCGGTACGCGCCCCCGCCTCGGCGGCACTTGCCACGAGGTGTGCGCCGAACCAGGTGCTCGTGGGCGCGTCCGTGGCCGCAGGCGTTCCGGTCATGCGCGCACCTCCTCGGTGTGGCCGGCCCGGGTGCGAGGGCCGAGTTCGGGTCGAGCGGGGTCGGTAGGGGGTCTGGCGCGGTCGTCGGGGGTGGGGAGGGCATCGGTTGTGGCCGTGCTCGGTGGGAGGTGTGGGCCGCTCCGGGTGTGCGTGGCCGTGGGTGTTCCGGTCATGTGCGCACGGCCGTGGTGTGGCCGGGCGGGGTGGGCGTGGGCGGGGTGCGCCTCGGTCTTGGCCGCGTTCGACGGGAGGTGTCCGCCGGGCCGGGTGTCCGTGGCCGCAGGTGTTCCGGTCATGCGCGCACCTCCGCTGCTCGTCCCGCCCGGGCGAGGGCGCCCAGAGTGGACCCCGCGAGGTCGGTCGCCGTCACCACGGTCCGTCGTTCCAACAGCCGCCGGGCCGCCAGGTGTTCGGCCGGCCAGTTCAGTGTCTCGACGGCCACCAGCCGGCCCTCCCGGAAGGCGTACGCGGCCAGTCGGCCCGGCGAGTCGCCCGGTACCACACGCACCTCGTCCGTGTTCGTACGCAGCCCGGCGATCTGGAGCTTGACCGCTCCCTGGTCGCTCCAGAACCACGGCAGACTCCGGTACGAGGTCGGGGACCCGCCGACATCGCCGGCACTGTCGGCACCGGCGATACGGCGGCCCACGAGCGTCCCCTGATCGGTGGCGTTCTGCACGGACTCCAGCCGGACCGGACCGTCCGCGTGGGGATGGGGATGGCGGGCGCAGTCGCCCACCGCCGAGACGCGCGGATCGGTGACCGAGCGCAACTCCTCGTCCACGAGCACGCCGTCTGCGACGGCCAGACCGGCGTCCCGGGCCAGTCCGTCCCTGGGGACGGCCCCGATGCCGTACAGGACGAGGTCGGCGGGGAGCTTACCCCCGTCGGTGATCACCCGCCGTACACCGCCGTCTGTGCCCTCGATGGCCCGTACAGCCGTCCCGGTGAGGACGCGGACACCGCTGCTCTCGTGCAACTCCCTTAGTCGTTCCGCCAGTTGAGGGGAGACCGCCCGGCTCAGCAGTCGGTCGGCCAGCTCGACCACCGTCACCCGCGCCCCGCGCGCCACGGCCACCTGGGCCAGCTCGAGGCCGATGAACCCGCCGCCCACCACGACCACGTCCCGTGCCGTCGTCAGCGCCCGGCCGATCAGCAGGGCGTCGTCGAGCGAGCGGAGCGCGTGGACGCCGTTCAGCGTGGCCCCCGGGACGGGCAGCGGCCGGTTGCGCGCTCCAGTCGCCAGGACCAGGTGGTCGTAGGGGACACGCGAGCCCGTGCCGGTGGTCACCGTACGGCCGGCGATGTCGATCGCGGCCGCCTCCTCGCCGAGCCGCAGCTCGATGCCCCGCTCCCGGTAGAAGGACTCCGGCACCAGCG
Protein-coding sequences here:
- a CDS encoding NAD(P)/FAD-dependent oxidoreductase — encoded protein: MTGASGAGVVVVGGGQAGFSVVSALRGSGYEGPVIVLTDELHLPYQRPPLSKKAHTERDAVSVALVPESFYRERGIELRLGEEAAAIDIAGRTVTTGTGSRVPYDHLVLATGARNRPLPVPGATLNGVHALRSLDDALLIGRALTTARDVVVVGGGFIGLELAQVAVARGARVTVVELADRLLSRAVSPQLAERLRELHESSGVRVLTGTAVRAIEGTDGGVRRVITDGGKLPADLVLYGIGAVPRDGLARDAGLAVADGVLVDEELRSVTDPRVSAVGDCARHPHPHADGPVRLESVQNATDQGTLVGRRIAGADSAGDVGGSPTSYRSLPWFWSDQGAVKLQIAGLRTNTDEVRVVPGDSPGRLAAYAFREGRLVAVETLNWPAEHLAARRLLERRTVVTATDLAGSTLGALARAGRAAEVRA
- a CDS encoding class I adenylate-forming enzyme family protein, whose protein sequence is MTGTPAATDAPTSTWFGAHLVASAAEAGARTALVFGDRTWTYAELDLAIRRAVARLDKFGVRRGDRVVMQGAARPEALITLFAVTRMGAVLVPVHPQVAGGELTVVCEETSPRAVVGDAGFPGSRPGDGSWFRLGWEDLHPCDELSAPAAECAAPAGSDLAVIAFTSGTSGRPKGVALTHDNLRWSMVNGLSLLPVGPDDIALVSTPLAHVAVLGGLPQYTLARRGTVVLAPKFNPDLFFDLVRDHRVTCAFAVPAMAALLARHPRFTGGDLATLRWILSGGAPAQSATRDQLTGRGIGVVDSYGLTETCAGVTYSEPTDAVGRPVPHVELTVVDGQGVSVVGTAGEIWVRGPSVAASYWSVGGSWPVADSGGWFHTGDRGRIDVRGRLEVVGRVKDTIITGGENVDPAEVENALADLPGVVEVAVSGTPDQVWGEVVTAFLVPDAGEPTLDDIRAHLDGRLARHKWPRRLCVVPALPRGATGKLQRQRLTTLLDD
- a CDS encoding alcohol dehydrogenase catalytic domain-containing protein; translated protein: MSATMRAARMHHVGEPMRLEELPVPEPGPGDVRVAVHAVNIVPNLANILNMWTTWFPHSPLPTLPAIFGLDPAGVVEAVGDGVEGFAVGDRVYVNPGRHCGSCKSCRNNDSINCASYAFAGYFGFSATALGLLDRYQGGLAEFMIAPGYSLVKLPDALSFEAAARFGYLGTMYSALRKAGAGPGRSVLVNGISGTLGIGAALLAPALGLTHVYGTGRDQGLLDQVGKLGAGRLRLHSLNDGPLDEWIRDETDGYGVDIYIDALGPGAPHETFRAGMRALARGGTAVDIGAIAGDVPVDVHRMMDQQLSLIGSAWFTSGEGQAMADLVEAGLLDLGPLEHHVYPLDQVNEAISGIAQRNGGFSNFVISPTAGS